In Streptomyces alboniger, the following are encoded in one genomic region:
- a CDS encoding oxidoreductase, translating to MPGPGPGQGWGPYDWRHNPWGPPPPPPKPGVIPLAPLGVDRILGGAFATMRRYAKPLFGTAAAAYGLLALLMTGALLIAYGATRDDFRALYAPGATFSWEHGRPLLLAFGAVWLAGLLGSLAVNSFIQAACAATLHEAVIGRATTFRAVWRKAWSRTPSVAAVTLLLALILLLPVAAFTLLIVAFFVTVLTDSTAPFGVVFLLFLLVLPLSAWLYVLFAFAPAAAVLETAGPFTALRRSVRLVRGAWWRTFGISLLAGVIVVIVSLAFRLPLQFAAPEPPAVNPDSDTSEILFDQLRSQFGLYAVLGLLGTLLTQLLATVFLPLVTALLYIDRRIRKEGLAHALHSAA from the coding sequence ATGCCTGGGCCGGGGCCGGGGCAGGGCTGGGGCCCCTACGACTGGCGGCACAACCCCTGGGGCCCGCCGCCTCCCCCGCCGAAGCCCGGCGTCATCCCCCTCGCCCCGCTCGGCGTCGACCGGATACTCGGCGGCGCCTTCGCCACGATGCGGCGCTACGCCAAGCCCCTCTTCGGTACGGCCGCCGCCGCGTACGGCCTGCTGGCCCTGCTGATGACGGGCGCGCTCCTCATCGCGTACGGCGCCACCCGCGACGACTTCCGGGCCCTGTACGCACCGGGCGCCACCTTCTCCTGGGAGCACGGCCGCCCGCTGCTGCTGGCCTTCGGCGCCGTCTGGCTGGCGGGTCTGCTGGGCAGCCTCGCCGTCAACTCCTTCATCCAGGCCGCCTGCGCGGCGACCCTGCACGAGGCGGTCATCGGCCGCGCCACGACGTTCCGGGCGGTGTGGCGCAAGGCCTGGTCGCGCACACCGTCGGTGGCGGCCGTGACACTGCTGCTCGCTCTCATCCTGCTGCTGCCGGTCGCGGCGTTCACCCTGCTCATCGTCGCCTTCTTCGTGACGGTCCTGACCGATTCGACGGCCCCCTTCGGTGTGGTCTTCCTCCTCTTCCTCCTGGTGCTCCCCCTGTCGGCCTGGCTGTACGTCCTGTTCGCCTTCGCCCCGGCGGCGGCGGTCCTGGAGACCGCGGGCCCCTTCACGGCGCTGCGCCGCTCCGTACGGCTCGTACGCGGCGCCTGGTGGCGCACGTTCGGCATCTCGCTGCTCGCCGGGGTGATCGTGGTGATCGTGTCCCTGGCGTTCCGCCTCCCGCTCCAGTTCGCCGCCCCGGAGCCTCCCGCGGTCAATCCGGACAGCGACACATCGGAGATCCTCTTCGACCAACTCCGCTCCCAGTTCGGCCTCTACGCGGTCCTCGGCCTCCTGGGCACCCTCCTCACCCAACTCCTGGCCACGGTCTTCCTCCCCCTGGTGACGGCCCTGCTCTACATAGACCGCCGCATCCGCAAGGAGGGCCTGGCCCACGCCTTGCACTCGGCGGCGTGA
- the sufU gene encoding Fe-S cluster assembly sulfur transfer protein SufU, whose translation MKLDSMYQEVILDHYKHPHGRGLRDGDAEVHHVNPTCGDEITLRVKYDGSTIADVSYEGQGCSISQASASVLNDLLVGKELAEARKIQEVFLELMQSKGKLEPDDAMEEVLEDAVAFAGVSKYPARVKCALLSWMAWKDATAQALGENDSAADAVAERKTA comes from the coding sequence GTGAAGCTGGATTCGATGTACCAGGAAGTCATCCTGGACCACTACAAGCACCCGCACGGGCGTGGTCTGCGCGATGGCGACGCCGAGGTGCACCACGTCAACCCGACGTGCGGGGACGAGATCACCCTGCGCGTCAAGTACGACGGGTCGACGATCGCCGACGTGTCGTACGAGGGCCAGGGCTGCTCCATCAGCCAGGCCAGCGCGTCCGTCCTGAACGACCTGCTGGTCGGCAAGGAGCTGGCCGAGGCGCGGAAGATCCAGGAGGTCTTCCTGGAGCTGATGCAGTCCAAGGGGAAGCTGGAGCCCGACGACGCCATGGAAGAGGTCCTGGAGGACGCGGTCGCGTTCGCCGGGGTCTCCAAGTACCCCGCGCGCGTCAAGTGTGCTCTGCTGAGCTGGATGGCGTGGAAGGACGCGACGGCCCAGGCGCTGGGCGAGAACGACAGCGCCGCTGACGCTGTCGCCGAGAGGAAGACCGCATGA
- a CDS encoding metal-sulfur cluster assembly factor, translating into MSENETLTTKPASEEEVREALYDVVDPELGIDVVNLGLIYGIHVDDANIATIDMTLTSAACPLTDVIEDQAKSATEGIVNELRINWVWMPPWGPDKITDDGREQLRALGFNV; encoded by the coding sequence ATGAGCGAGAACGAGACCCTGACCACGAAGCCGGCTTCCGAGGAAGAGGTCCGCGAGGCGCTGTACGACGTCGTCGACCCCGAGCTGGGCATCGACGTCGTCAACCTCGGCCTGATCTACGGCATCCACGTCGACGACGCCAACATCGCCACGATCGACATGACGCTGACGTCCGCGGCCTGCCCGCTGACCGACGTCATCGAGGACCAGGCGAAGTCCGCCACGGAGGGCATCGTCAACGAACTGCGGATCAACTGGGTCTGGATGCCGCCGTGGGGTCCGGACAAGATCACGGACGATGGGCGTGAGCAGCTGCGGGCGCTCGGGTTCAACGTCTGA
- the dapD gene encoding 2,3,4,5-tetrahydropyridine-2,6-dicarboxylate N-succinyltransferase yields the protein MTDTNAPRTTGAIAAGLATVTADGTVLDTWFPAPELTAEPGPAGSERLSAERAVELLGEGAAKAIGPDARRGVEIIAVRTVIASLDDKPLDAHDVYLRLHLLSHRLVKPHGVNLDGQFAFLANVAWTSLGPVAVDDVEKVRLNARAEGLHLAVTSVDKFPRMTDYVVPKGVRIADADRVRLGAHLAEGTTVMHEGFVNFNAGTLGTSMVEGRISAGVVVGDGSDIGGGASTMGTLSGGGNVRIVIGERCLVGAEAGVGIALGDECVVEAGLYVTAGTRVTMPDGQIVKARELSGASNILFRRNSVTGTVEARPNNAVWGGLNDVLHSHN from the coding sequence ATGACCGACACGAACGCACCCCGCACCACCGGCGCCATCGCCGCAGGCCTCGCCACCGTCACCGCCGACGGCACCGTCCTCGACACCTGGTTCCCCGCGCCCGAGCTGACCGCTGAGCCGGGTCCCGCCGGCAGCGAGCGGCTGTCCGCCGAGCGTGCCGTGGAGCTGCTGGGCGAGGGCGCCGCCAAGGCGATCGGCCCGGACGCCCGCCGTGGCGTGGAGATCATCGCCGTACGTACGGTCATCGCCTCCCTCGACGACAAGCCGCTGGACGCCCACGACGTCTACCTCCGGCTGCACCTGCTCTCGCACCGCCTGGTCAAGCCGCACGGCGTGAACCTCGACGGCCAGTTCGCCTTCCTCGCCAACGTCGCCTGGACCTCGCTCGGCCCGGTCGCCGTCGACGACGTCGAGAAGGTGCGGCTCAACGCCCGCGCCGAGGGACTGCACCTCGCCGTGACGTCCGTCGACAAGTTCCCGCGCATGACCGACTACGTCGTGCCGAAGGGCGTCCGCATCGCCGACGCCGACCGGGTCCGGCTCGGCGCGCACCTCGCCGAGGGCACCACGGTCATGCACGAGGGCTTCGTGAACTTCAACGCGGGCACGCTCGGCACCTCCATGGTCGAGGGCCGTATCTCCGCCGGTGTCGTCGTCGGCGACGGCTCGGACATCGGCGGCGGCGCCTCCACGATGGGCACCCTGTCCGGCGGCGGCAACGTCCGCATCGTCATCGGCGAGCGCTGCCTGGTCGGCGCCGAGGCGGGCGTCGGCATCGCGCTGGGCGACGAGTGCGTCGTCGAGGCGGGGCTGTACGTCACGGCCGGTACCCGCGTGACCATGCCCGACGGACAGATCGTCAAGGCCCGTGAGCTGTCCGGCGCCTCGAACATCCTCTTCCGCCGCAACTCGGTCACCGGCACCGTCGAG
- a CDS encoding TetR/AcrR family transcriptional regulator, which produces MPRRYDPERRQRIIDAAIRVVGEKGIGGLSHRSAAAEADVPLGSTTYHFRTLDELLVAALRQANEGFAKAVAASGTFEDPHADLAAELAGLLGDWLAGERTGVELEYELYLAALRRPALRPVAAEWCQGLTGILAPRTDPVTARALVALMDGICLQVLLTGGTYDEAYAREMLGRLLAPARGRPGA; this is translated from the coding sequence ATGCCCCGCCGCTACGACCCCGAGCGCCGCCAGCGGATCATCGACGCCGCGATCCGGGTGGTGGGGGAGAAGGGGATCGGCGGGCTCAGCCACCGCTCGGCCGCCGCCGAGGCCGATGTGCCGCTCGGCTCGACGACGTACCACTTCAGGACACTCGACGAGCTGCTGGTCGCCGCGTTGCGGCAGGCGAACGAGGGCTTCGCGAAGGCGGTGGCCGCGAGCGGCACCTTCGAGGATCCGCATGCCGACCTCGCCGCGGAGCTGGCGGGGCTGCTCGGCGACTGGCTCGCGGGAGAGCGCACGGGCGTCGAGCTGGAGTACGAGCTGTACCTCGCCGCCCTGCGCAGGCCCGCGCTGCGGCCGGTGGCCGCCGAGTGGTGCCAGGGCCTCACCGGCATCCTGGCCCCGCGCACCGATCCGGTCACCGCGCGCGCCCTGGTCGCCCTCATGGACGGCATCTGCCTCCAGGTGCTGCTCACCGGCGGGACGTACGACGAGGCGTACGCGCGCGAGATGCTCGGCCGACTGCTCGCGCCCGCACGGGGGCGGCCCGGAGCGTGA
- a CDS encoding DMT family transporter gives MGYVLLAGAIAAEVAATTAMKFSEGFSRLWPSLITLAGYLIAFTLLAQTLKTLSVGTAYAIWAGIGTAAVAGIGMLFLGESASPLKLAGIALVIVGVVVLNLGGAH, from the coding sequence ATGGGATACGTACTGCTGGCCGGGGCCATCGCGGCGGAGGTGGCCGCCACCACGGCCATGAAGTTCAGCGAGGGATTCAGCAGGCTGTGGCCCTCTCTGATCACGCTCGCCGGGTATCTGATCGCCTTCACCCTGCTCGCGCAGACCCTCAAGACGCTCTCCGTGGGTACCGCCTACGCGATCTGGGCCGGCATCGGCACAGCCGCCGTCGCCGGCATCGGCATGCTGTTCCTCGGGGAATCGGCCAGTCCGCTCAAGCTCGCGGGCATCGCGCTCGTGATCGTGGGTGTCGTCGTGCTCAACCTGGGCGGGGCCCACTGA
- a CDS encoding cysteine desulfurase: protein MTQLPGLLDTEAIRKDFPILDRTIHDGKKLVYLDNAATSQTPRQVLDVLNEYYEQHNANVHRGVHVLAEEATALYEGARDKVAAFINAPSRDEVIFTKNASESLNLVANMLGWADEPYRVDHETEIVITEMEHHSNIVPWQLLSQRTGAKLKWFGLTDDGRLDLSNIDEVITEKTKIVSFVLVSNILGTFNPVEAIVRRAQEVGALVLIDASQAAPHMPLDVQALQADFVAFTGHKMCGPTGIGVLWGRQELLEDLPPFLGGGEMIETVSMHSSTYAPAPHKFEAGTPPVSQAVGLGAAVDYLSAIGMDKIAAHEHAITEYAVKRLGEVTDLRIIGPATAEDRGAAISFTLGDIHPHDVGQVLDEQGIAVRVGHHCARPVCLRYGIPATTRASFYLYSTPGEIDALVDGLEHVRNFFG from the coding sequence CGATCCACGACGGCAAGAAGCTCGTGTACCTGGACAACGCGGCGACGTCCCAGACGCCGCGCCAGGTCCTCGACGTACTGAACGAGTACTACGAGCAGCACAACGCCAACGTCCACCGCGGCGTGCACGTCCTCGCCGAGGAGGCCACGGCGCTGTACGAGGGCGCCCGTGACAAGGTCGCGGCGTTCATCAACGCGCCCAGCCGCGACGAGGTGATCTTCACCAAGAACGCCTCGGAGTCGCTGAACCTCGTCGCCAACATGCTCGGCTGGGCCGACGAGCCCTACCGCGTGGACCACGAGACCGAGATAGTCATCACGGAGATGGAGCACCACTCCAACATCGTGCCGTGGCAGCTGCTCTCGCAGCGCACGGGCGCGAAGCTGAAGTGGTTCGGCCTCACCGACGACGGCCGCCTCGACCTCTCCAACATCGACGAGGTCATCACCGAGAAGACGAAGATCGTCTCCTTCGTGCTGGTGTCGAACATCCTGGGCACGTTCAACCCGGTCGAGGCCATCGTGCGCCGCGCCCAGGAGGTCGGCGCGCTCGTCCTGATCGACGCCTCGCAGGCCGCCCCGCACATGCCGCTGGACGTGCAGGCGCTCCAGGCGGACTTCGTGGCCTTCACCGGCCACAAGATGTGCGGCCCGACGGGCATCGGCGTGCTGTGGGGACGGCAGGAGCTCCTGGAGGACCTCCCGCCCTTCCTCGGCGGCGGCGAGATGATCGAGACGGTGTCGATGCACTCCTCGACGTACGCCCCGGCGCCGCACAAGTTCGAGGCGGGCACGCCGCCGGTCTCCCAGGCCGTGGGGCTCGGCGCGGCCGTGGACTATCTGTCGGCCATCGGCATGGACAAGATCGCCGCCCATGAGCACGCGATCACCGAGTACGCGGTGAAGCGCCTCGGTGAGGTCACCGACCTGCGGATCATCGGCCCGGCGACGGCCGAGGACCGCGGCGCGGCGATCTCCTTCACGCTCGGCGACATCCACCCGCACGACGTGGGCCAGGTCCTCGACGAGCAGGGCATCGCGGTCCGCGTGGGCCACCACTGCGCGCGGCCCGTCTGCCTGCGGTACGGAATTCCTGCGACCACGCGAGCGTCGTTCTATCTGTACTCCACGCCCGGCGAGATCGACGCGCTCGTCGACGGCCTGGAGCACGTACGGAACTTCTTCGGCTGA